ATTAATACCCCATTGTCGTCGGTAGACGCACCAGTTAGATCTGCTGCTACTGTCGGGCCAATGTCATCTACACCGAGAGTGAGTGTACCGCTGTTAAAGTCCTTCACAACCTCGGCAGCACCATCATCGGCATACAGAATTGCTTCCACCAATTCTACCGAAAGTTCGGCAGTAATGGCTTTTGCGAGTACCGAAGGCACACCATAGGTTTCCTCGCCATTTGAGTCCTCGGTTATTTTTGCATAGTACAGTTTATCCAAACCGATAGTTGCCATATGTTATTCCTCCATTCCATAGTTTTTCGCCACGTCGATGGCGTAATGATGATATCCAGTATCATCCTCGTGACCAATATACCTACGCTCAGTCACTGTAAAATCATCGTTTAACAAAGCCGCTGTAATCTGTCTCTTCCGCTCTAAGTAGTTACTCTTGGAAAATAGTGATATCCGTGCTTCCTGCACATCAAAGCCAGGGCGGTTATCCGCATGAACTTCAAAAACATCCGAAAGTGGGAGTATCACCACGTACTCATCCGATGCCAAACCTGAAAAAACCCCGGTTTCTACGGGGATAGGTATTGCTGTCAGAAGTGTATTTAACTCCTCTAAGATATTCATATTTTATCAATCTCCTCCTCTAGCTTTGCGATCATCGCATTGATACAAGGTTTTCTAGATGCAGTTCTCGCAGGCTTTAGGAAGGGTTTTGCAGGCTGACCATGTTTACCATATTCAATGATTGTGGCAATTTTAGCATTGCTCTCACCACCAGAACGTGGCTCGGCAAAGCCAACTTTAACATTGAAGTTTCCGTTTCTATCTTGCTTTGCACTTGAAAGTCCTAGTGAAGATAGTAGCTCCCCAGTGCTTTTGGATGGATATTTTGTATTCTTACCAATCACTTTACTTAGATTTCCCTTAACTTTATCCAATACCACTTCACCGCCAACTTCCAGAACCTTAGGAAGAATTACATCGGTCTGGTCAGCTAATCGTGATACCTTTAAAAGGAATTCTTCTGGCATCTTTATATTCACTTTTGCCATATCCATCACCTCACAGTTGGTTCTATCTTTTCTGCTAAAACCTCGACATACATACCTCGGTTTCTTACATCATCAACGCTTAAAATCTGATATCTGCCATCATCACAAACGATGACCATTTCACTGGTCACCCTAAGGCCAGAAATTTTTCTAAACCTAAATAGGGAAGTTGCAGAAGAAAATGATGCCCTATTTGCCCACCGCTCACTGCCATGCCGATCTTCCTTGTAGGCACGTACACTGGCAAGTATGTTATCGCCTATAGCAGCGAAACCATCCTTGTCTTTAATAGGCTCTGTACTGATGATATCAATAAAGGTGTTCATCTTTCCAAAACTCATAATTTACACCTTCCAATCCCGGTCTAGTCTAAGAAGTAGGTTCACTGTGTTCCAAACCTGCTGCCCCGCTTGTACGCTATCGGCGAAGAAACCAGCCGTCGAGCCATCTCTGCTTTCGTAGAAATGACTCGACAGCATGATTACTGCCTGTTCAGTTGTTGGGGGCATGATGTTTTCAGTGTAATAACCCTCAGCAACATGCTGATAACTTTCCGCATAAGAGACGGCGGCTTTGATGTAATGCAGCAGAAGTCCATCGTCTGCGTCATGCGTCAGGATCAGATTTGCTTTTACTTTAGGGAGAAGATTATCAGTTGTCATGCCGTCCACCTCCCTCCGGTCATTCTTCGTCTGCTGCCATTAACCCAGCCGCTTTTAGTTTAGCGAGCAGAGCATTAAAATCCGTGACAAGAGTGGCTGTATCCTCGGCTATGCTGTCGGCTTGATTAGCAGCCTTTTTTACTAGCCCAGAGACTGACTCCGTAGCATCGGTAGGATATGTTGGAGCATACAGCTTACCGTCTTCGCCGATTTTTACTTCGACGGTATCGTCCTCACCAGCAGCGGCCGCTTTTACACCACCGAGAGTCTCCTCTGTTGCCACGAGAAGCGGATTGGCGGAGAGCCCCGTTACCGAGGCTCCTTCCTTGATTTCAAGTGTTCCGCCTATAACAGTTTTTTCTCCGCCTTGTTCGGTGTAATTCTTAGTGTTATAGCTCATAACGCACCTCCATTAAGCTTTCTGCTGAAGTACTTTTATGGCTTCAGGTAGAATTAATTTTCCATCCACACGCTGAGTTGCAACAAAGCCTACTTGGCCAGTAACAGCATAAAGTTCATTAAGCCTCTTAAATACACGACCCTGACGATCAGCTACCCAGTAATAACTAAAATCACCAAATGCGATACTCTTCGCAGCTGCAGCAATAGTTGGCATATATGCAGAAGTATACAATGGTCGATTAAGGATAGTATCCGGTGTACCTGCCTGTAAGGAAGGTTGCCATAGGTACTGTCCTTGACCATCCTTTAGTTTACGGATTGCTTTTACAGTGGCGTCGTTCATAACGAATACAGCCTTATTACGGTAAGGTGCCTTTAGTGAATAGAACAGATCAAGTACCTCGTCCATAGTAATTGCCGTAGCACCTGCAGTAGTCACACCAATTTGGGCACCACCTGTAGAAGCAAGGATACCTGTCGGTTTTCCAGATCCATCACCGGTAAAGAACGCCTCTTCCTCTTTGTTACCGATACGCCTTGCAAACTCCTTAGAGATGTAGGCTTCAAGATTGAACACAGAATCGTTAAGAAGCTCCTCGGAAACTTTGATCATGGTAGCGAGTTTGTAAGCTCCTATAGAAACCTGTCCGAAGCTATCATCGCTATCTGGGATAGTGCCTTCTTCATCCACCCAGGAAGCAGTACCTTTTGTAGCTACAACAGGAATTTTCCTATCACCAGAAGATGTATTGATAACATTGGCCAGTGAACGGAAAATGTTCTCTTCCTCAAGAGCCTCTACTAAGGTACGTTCAAACTCGTCAGGCACAAGATAACCACCCTCGGAGTCTGTACCAATTTGAAGGGCATTTCTTACGTTTACATCAAGGCCTTCCCCTGCACGAGTACGCATGGCATTCCAGAATGCTTTCTTGTACTCTGCAGACGCACGTCCTGTCTTATCTTCAGCATGTTTGGACGGTGTGTTTGTAATAGGGCTACTAGTGGCTTTGGAAAGTTCTAAGTCAATAACCGCCTGACGTTCCAAACGTTCTATTTCCTTACCAAGTGCAACAACTTCAGCTTCCATCTTTTCATAGGTTTGTGTGTCCTCTGCGGATAACAATCCATCACCGCCACGTTTTGAATCAAGGAATGCCTTCGCCGCATCCCAAACCTTAGCGCGTTTCTCGCGCAATTCAAGAATTTTACTCATTGTTATTTCCTCCTTTAAATTAGTGAGAAATTAAAGAAAGCCGCTTATCCAGCGACTCTATAGGTGTACCTGTTTTTATTTTTTGTTTTTTAGGTAGTTTGCTAATAAGTGAGTTGGTAACCGCCATCCTGCTAAAGATAAGGCTATCCGTCAAATCCGGTGTTTCACTTTCCATAAACATGATCTTATCTGCAAAACCAAGTTCGATGGCTTTGTTTGCATTCATCCATGATTCTGCATCCATCAGATGAGAAAGCTTTATTCGGGAAAGACCAGTCTTTAACTCATAGGCATTAATAATACTTTCCTTAACCTCATCTAATAGAGCTTTAGCTCGCAGCATTTCCTCGCTGTCACCAATGGCAATGGTCGAAGGGTTATGAATCATGATCATGGATACCGGCGACATATATACATCTCCACCCGCCATTGCAATAACAGAAGCTGCACTTGCCGCAAGCCCGTCAATTTTTACAGTGACCTTTCCGGTATAGTCCATAAGCATGTTGTAAATCTGAGCTGCTGCAAACACATCCCCTCCAGGAGAGTTAATCCACACTGTAATATCACCGGTGCCAGCCAGCAGTTCATCTTTGAACATCTTAGGTGTGACCTCATCACCCCACCACGTTTCTTCGGATATCACTCCATTTAAATAGAGAGTGCGCCCTTCATCAGAATCTCGCACCCAATTCCAGAACTTCTTCATTTACTGACCTCCTTCGGTTTTGGCAAACGCTCCTGCGTCAGCCAATTTCGTCATATTTCCGTTAACCAGATATAAATCGCCACCTTCCTCAGCTGGGATACGGTTCATGTCCTCCAATTCACGGATATCATTAGCTGACATCCAGCCATTTTGCCGCCCGATAGCATAGCCATTCATTCGGCTTTGATAATCGCCGCGCAGCAGACCATCTAAATTGAACTTGATGAATACTGATGTTTTCTCAGAAGGCAAAATAAGCGATTGCTGGAGACTTTGCTCCCATCTCACCACCCACGGATCGAGAGTGTATTTTACAAACTCCAAAGACTGCTGCTCGATATTGGAGAAGCTAGATTTCTCAAGATCTCCCACCATATGGGGAGGCACACGGAAAATCCTCGCAATCTCATTGATTTGAAATTTCCGTGTTTCTAAAAACTGAGCCTGTTCTGGAGGTATACCGATGGCTTGAAACTTCATGCCCTCTTCCAATACAGCGATTTTATGTGCCTTAGCTGTGCCTTGGTAAGCACTATTCCAGCTATCCTTGACTCTCTGTATGTCTTTAATTACTCCCGGGTGCTCCAGCACACCGCCGGGATTGGCTCCATTAGCAAAGAATGCCGCACCGTATTCTTCGGTAGCAAGTGACATACCGATTGCATTTTTTGCCATAGCAATAGGGCTATAGCCAATGAGTCCATCAAAGCCTAAGCCTGGTATGTGAAGTACATCATCTTTGCGAAGTGTGACATAGCCGCCCTTTGGATTCAGGCCACTTTCGTCTGTATCCCGGTAGTAGGTATAAACCAGTTCACCATTTGATGCTCGACTTACTTCCATCTTGTTAGGAAGTAGGGGATAAAGCGCAATTGCCTGGCCACGACCATTTCGAACTATCTGTGCATAAGCATTGCCCCAAAGTAAAAGATGACTCATCAGTGTTTCTCGAAACACAAATGAAGTCATCTCTGGATTTGGTTCATCATGAAGAAGGTAATACAAAGGGTGGAAAGGAATCTTTTCTTTACCTCCATCAGAACGATATCTATATACATGTAGTGGCAGTCCAGCAATCGCTTCAGCTAGTATTCTTACGCAGGCATACACCGCTGTTGC
This window of the Clostridium kluyveri DSM 555 genome carries:
- a CDS encoding HK97 gp10 family phage protein yields the protein MAKVNIKMPEEFLLKVSRLADQTDVILPKVLEVGGEVVLDKVKGNLSKVIGKNTKYPSKSTGELLSSLGLSSAKQDRNGNFNVKVGFAEPRSGGESNAKIATIIEYGKHGQPAKPFLKPARTASRKPCINAMIAKLEEEIDKI
- a CDS encoding head-tail adaptor protein, with the protein product MSFGKMNTFIDIISTEPIKDKDGFAAIGDNILASVRAYKEDRHGSERWANRASFSSATSLFRFRKISGLRVTSEMVIVCDDGRYQILSVDDVRNRGMYVEVLAEKIEPTVR
- a CDS encoding head-tail connector protein → MTTDNLLPKVKANLILTHDADDGLLLHYIKAAVSYAESYQHVAEGYYTENIMPPTTEQAVIMLSSHFYESRDGSTAGFFADSVQAGQQVWNTVNLLLRLDRDWKV
- a CDS encoding head fiber protein, with product MSYNTKNYTEQGGEKTVIGGTLEIKEGASVTGLSANPLLVATEETLGGVKAAAAGEDDTVEVKIGEDGKLYAPTYPTDATESVSGLVKKAANQADSIAEDTATLVTDFNALLAKLKAAGLMAADEE
- a CDS encoding phage major capsid protein translates to MSKILELREKRAKVWDAAKAFLDSKRGGDGLLSAEDTQTYEKMEAEVVALGKEIERLERQAVIDLELSKATSSPITNTPSKHAEDKTGRASAEYKKAFWNAMRTRAGEGLDVNVRNALQIGTDSEGGYLVPDEFERTLVEALEEENIFRSLANVINTSSGDRKIPVVATKGTASWVDEEGTIPDSDDSFGQVSIGAYKLATMIKVSEELLNDSVFNLEAYISKEFARRIGNKEEEAFFTGDGSGKPTGILASTGGAQIGVTTAGATAITMDEVLDLFYSLKAPYRNKAVFVMNDATVKAIRKLKDGQGQYLWQPSLQAGTPDTILNRPLYTSAYMPTIAAAAKSIAFGDFSYYWVADRQGRVFKRLNELYAVTGQVGFVATQRVDGKLILPEAIKVLQQKA
- a CDS encoding head maturation protease, ClpP-related; this translates as MKKFWNWVRDSDEGRTLYLNGVISEETWWGDEVTPKMFKDELLAGTGDITVWINSPGGDVFAAAQIYNMLMDYTGKVTVKIDGLAASAASVIAMAGGDVYMSPVSMIMIHNPSTIAIGDSEEMLRAKALLDEVKESIINAYELKTGLSRIKLSHLMDAESWMNANKAIELGFADKIMFMESETPDLTDSLIFSRMAVTNSLISKLPKKQKIKTGTPIESLDKRLSLISH
- a CDS encoding phage portal protein, whose protein sequence is MNLLKGLFRSRDKPQNRVGSAFSFLFGGTSSGKTVNERTAMQATAVYACVRILAEAIAGLPLHVYRYRSDGGKEKIPFHPLYYLLHDEPNPEMTSFVFRETLMSHLLLWGNAYAQIVRNGRGQAIALYPLLPNKMEVSRASNGELVYTYYRDTDESGLNPKGGYVTLRKDDVLHIPGLGFDGLIGYSPIAMAKNAIGMSLATEEYGAAFFANGANPGGVLEHPGVIKDIQRVKDSWNSAYQGTAKAHKIAVLEEGMKFQAIGIPPEQAQFLETRKFQINEIARIFRVPPHMVGDLEKSSFSNIEQQSLEFVKYTLDPWVVRWEQSLQQSLILPSEKTSVFIKFNLDGLLRGDYQSRMNGYAIGRQNGWMSANDIRELEDMNRIPAEEGGDLYLVNGNMTKLADAGAFAKTEGGQ